Proteins from a genomic interval of Ciona intestinalis chromosome 9, KH, whole genome shotgun sequence:
- the LOC100187149 gene encoding alpha-tocopherol transfer protein-like codes for MDITMRYECSLSPPMLARAIAELNEPDNNLDRLKAIDRLKVNFDVEKYGPLLKEDDAFILRFLRARKFDQRKALKLLQKYHTIRTELPEVFNRVKEPERLAAIMNSGTLYFSNGRTKTGSWVLMFKPGPMNDIISAYDVVAYSVLCIEKLLENEEYQICGSITIDDLKDFNLTSLSPSSKLKKMFDLWQDSMPIRIMPIHILNESKVFSALFKLIQPFMKKKIKQKLRLHGNCFAELHDSVEKHLLPSCLGGTGPDPVEASAIWLQQLSEM; via the coding sequence ATGGATATAACGATGAGGTACGAATGCTCGCTTTCTCCACCAATGCTGGCAAGAGCAATTGCAGAGTTAAATGAACCAGATAATAATTTGGATCGATTAAAAGCAATAGACAGacttaaagttaattttgatGTAGAAAAGTACGGCCCACTGTTGAAAGAAGACgatgcttttattttaagattcCTAAGAGCGCGAAAATTCGATCAACGAAAAGCACTGAAGTTATTGCAAAAATATCACACGATTAGAACCGAACTTCCAGAGGTGTTTAACCGCGTCAAGGAACCTGAACGACTGGCTGCTATCATGAACAGTGGAACTCTGTACTTTTCAAACGGGAGGACCAAAACTGGGTCATGGGTCCTTATGTTCAAGCCTGGACCCATGAATGATATAATCAGTGCTTATGACGTTGTAGCATATAGCGTATTATGCATCGAAAAACTACTCGAAAATGAAGAGTATCAAATATGCGGCTCTATAACTATTGACGATTTAAAGGATTTCAATTTAACATCGTTGTCTCCATCGTCCAAGCTAAAAAAGATGTTTGATTTATGGCAAGATTCAATGCCGATTCGAATAATGCCTATCCATATATTAAACGAATCGAAAGTTTTTTCTGCTCTATTTAAACTTATCCAACCCTttatgaagaaaaaaattaaacaaaagctCCGACTGCATGGAAATTGCTTTGCCGAACTTCACGACTCGGTTGAAAAACATCTTCTGCCATCCTGTCTTGGTGGAACGGGACCCGATCCTGTAGAAGCTTCAGCGATTTGGCTGCAACAACTTTCAGAAATgtaa
- the LOC100182386 gene encoding integrin alpha-X-like isoform X1, with protein MKKYAKKIYTVMLLTVFALGACNCFNLRNFNLIESSTAGFQNGTYFGQTVIVKASANGTAKLLIGAPNSRRNNFGSSQGVLYGIKFAVASGIYDIVAKDPEKNAPIVVTNLRKDADAIGISVSNSKEAVTVCAPMRYRHCRSHNIVSGSCFNSKDFGESWQSAKPTVPFCSDQALDLLFVLDGSFSVGETNFGLVKNWVVALAKSFDIEKQDNIGIIQYSHWYPGVPYSQQPYMKTEVPLGLYKNFTLFEKIAQNISLQGFTTYTAHALNKTVLDFMASERFMHENVTKVMILITDGRADDAIDLYSSAEYVRSQGIITFAIGIGNSVLRDQLQIVANGKLGEDTRVFEVTTFTSLNSILSLLRSSIKQSLEGGDSLSQLEYGENGFSSNQQADMTWLLHNCKVTSWRAINSFSALSYSIV; from the exons ATGAAGAAATACGCTAAGAAAATATACACTGTAATGTTACTGACAGTTTTTGCGCTTGGTGCTTGCAACTGCTTCAACTTaagaaactttaatttaatagaAAGTAGTACAGCAGGTTTTCAGAATGGGACCTACTTTGGACAGACAGTTATTGTAAAAGCTAGTGCGAATGGAACTGCCAA GTTGCTCATAGGAGCACCGAATTCCCGCCGAAACAACTTCGGCAGTTCACAAGGAGTTTTATATGGAATAAAATTCGCGGTTGCGAGCGGTATTTATGATATTGTCGCGAAAGACCCGGAAAAAAACGCACCCATCGTGGTCACTAATTTACGCAAAGATGCAGATGCTATTGGAATAAGTGTCAGTAACAGTAAAGAAGCAGTTACG GTGTGTGCTCCTATGCGTTACAGGCACTGCCGTTCACACAACATTGTAAGTGGGTCTTGTTTTAACAGTAAAGATTTCGGCGAAAGTTGGCAATCTGCAAAACCTACAGTGCCAT tttgttCCGACCAAGCACTAGATCTATTGTTCGTATTAGATGGCTCTTTCTCGGTGGGAGAAACGAACTTCGGTTTGGTAAAAAACTGGGTAGTAGCTCTTGCGAAATCGTTTGACATTGAGAAACAGGACAATATTGGAATTATTCAATATTCACATTGGTATCCCGGAGTCCCGTATAG TCAACAGCCGTATATGAAAACAGAAGTTCCTTTGGGTTTGTACAAGAACTTCACATTATTTGAG aAAATAGCTCAAAATATCAGCCTGCAAGGTTTCACCACCTACACTGCTCATGCTCTTAATAAAACTGTGCTTGATTTCATGGCAAGTGAAAGATTCATGCATGAAAATGTCACGAAAGTTATGATCTTGATCACTGATGGCAG ggcCGATGATGCGATTGATCTCTACTCATCTGCCGAGTATGTAAGAAGCCAAGGCATTATTACATTTGCGATCGGTATTGGAAATAGCGTATTACGAGACCAGCTGCAG ATAGTTGCGAATGGCAAGTTGGGTGAAGACACTCGTGTGTTTGAAGTAACGACGTTCACAAGTTTAAACAGCATATTAAGCTTACTTCGTTCTTCTATTAAACAAAGTCTGGAAG GGGGTGATAGTTTAAGCCAGTTAGAATACGGAGAAAATGGATTTTCAAGTAACCAGCAAGCG GATATGACGTGGCTTTTACACAATTGCAAAGTGACGTCATGGCGAGCTATAAATAGCTTTTCAGCATTATCATATAGTATAGTATAG
- the LOC100182386 gene encoding integrin alpha-X-like isoform X2, translated as MKKYAKKIYTVMLLTVFALGACNCFNLRNFNLIESSTAGFQNGTYFGQTVIVKASANGTAKLLIGAPNSRRNNFGSSQGVLYGIKFAVASGIYDIVAKDPEKNAPIVVTNLRKDADAIGISVSNSKEAVTVCAPMRYRHCRSHNIVSGSCFNSKDFGESWQSAKPTVPFCSDQALDLLFVLDGSFSVGETNFGLVKNWVVALAKSFDIEKQDNIGIIQYSHWYPGVPYSQQPYMKTEVPLGLYKNFTLFEKIAQNISLQGFTTYTAHALNKTVLDFMASERFMHENVTKVMILITDGRADDAIDLYSSAEYVRSQGIITFAIGIGNSVLRDQLQIVANGKLGEDTRVFEVTTFTSLNSILSLLRSSIKQSLEGGDSLSQLEYGENGFSSNQQA; from the exons ATGAAGAAATACGCTAAGAAAATATACACTGTAATGTTACTGACAGTTTTTGCGCTTGGTGCTTGCAACTGCTTCAACTTaagaaactttaatttaatagaAAGTAGTACAGCAGGTTTTCAGAATGGGACCTACTTTGGACAGACAGTTATTGTAAAAGCTAGTGCGAATGGAACTGCCAA GTTGCTCATAGGAGCACCGAATTCCCGCCGAAACAACTTCGGCAGTTCACAAGGAGTTTTATATGGAATAAAATTCGCGGTTGCGAGCGGTATTTATGATATTGTCGCGAAAGACCCGGAAAAAAACGCACCCATCGTGGTCACTAATTTACGCAAAGATGCAGATGCTATTGGAATAAGTGTCAGTAACAGTAAAGAAGCAGTTACG GTGTGTGCTCCTATGCGTTACAGGCACTGCCGTTCACACAACATTGTAAGTGGGTCTTGTTTTAACAGTAAAGATTTCGGCGAAAGTTGGCAATCTGCAAAACCTACAGTGCCAT tttgttCCGACCAAGCACTAGATCTATTGTTCGTATTAGATGGCTCTTTCTCGGTGGGAGAAACGAACTTCGGTTTGGTAAAAAACTGGGTAGTAGCTCTTGCGAAATCGTTTGACATTGAGAAACAGGACAATATTGGAATTATTCAATATTCACATTGGTATCCCGGAGTCCCGTATAG TCAACAGCCGTATATGAAAACAGAAGTTCCTTTGGGTTTGTACAAGAACTTCACATTATTTGAG aAAATAGCTCAAAATATCAGCCTGCAAGGTTTCACCACCTACACTGCTCATGCTCTTAATAAAACTGTGCTTGATTTCATGGCAAGTGAAAGATTCATGCATGAAAATGTCACGAAAGTTATGATCTTGATCACTGATGGCAG ggcCGATGATGCGATTGATCTCTACTCATCTGCCGAGTATGTAAGAAGCCAAGGCATTATTACATTTGCGATCGGTATTGGAAATAGCGTATTACGAGACCAGCTGCAG ATAGTTGCGAATGGCAAGTTGGGTGAAGACACTCGTGTGTTTGAAGTAACGACGTTCACAAGTTTAAACAGCATATTAAGCTTACTTCGTTCTTCTATTAAACAAAGTCTGGAAG GGGGTGATAGTTTAAGCCAGTTAGAATACGGAGAAAATGGATTTTCAAGTAACCAGCAAGCG TAA